In Candidatus Methylomirabilota bacterium, the DNA window TCGAGGGGCGGGGCGTGCCCGGCGGCATCTTCGTGGTCGAGGGCGATGCGCCGCGCATGGTCGTGGGCGCGGGCGACGACACTCCCGCCGGGGGGATTTACTTCAAGTTCGCCGAGCGGGTGAGCCTCAACGACACGGGGCTGATCGCCTTCAACGCGCAGCTCAAGGACGCGCCCACGCCGGCCGGCCTATTCCTGGTGGATCGCGGCGCGCCGCGCAAGCTCGTGCTCGTCGGCGACGCCGCGCCGGGTGGCGGCACCTTCTCGCACTTCGGCCTCTGGCCGACCGTCAACAACGCCGGGGTCGTGGTCTTCGCTTCGTCGGTGGACGGCGGCACGCATCCGATCGGCGTCTTCGTGGCGAAGGGTGACACGATCACACGTGTGGTCGGCGCGGGCGACGCCCTGCCCGGCGGAGGCCGGCTCCTCTCGTTCGGGCTCTATCCCCTCGCCGCGATCACGCCAAAGGGCGGCGTGTCCTTCGCGACGGCGGTCACCGCAACGGGTGAAGGCACGGAAGGGATCTACTACGCGGCGCCGGCACCCTGACGGGGCGCGGCGCTAGTTCATGTCGTAGGGCGGGTACTCCACGAAGACGTTGGTGGCGGTGACGAGCACGTGCTTCGTCACCGTCCGGGGGGGCACCGCCTCGCCCCGGAGCATCCGCAGGGCCAGCGGCAGCACGTCGTAGCCGCAGCGATCAAGATAGAACGCCACCGAGCCGATCACGATGCTCGCGCGGTTGTTCGGATCGATCTCCTTCTTGTCGTTGATGCCGCCGTGGATGTTGCGGTCCACGCCGTGGCTCACAATCGCGGAGTCGGACGCGCGGCCCGCCACCTCCAGCGCGCTCTTGGCCGCGAGCGCGGTGCTGTCGTCCGTGGCGGCGACCAGGACCTTCGTGCCCGGATGGGCAGCGACGAACTTGCCGAGCAGCGCGCCGACGCGGGCGTGATTCCCCTCGGTGTCGAGGGTCACCGGCTTCACCGCCGGCAGCCGGGCCCGCAAGCCCTCCATCACACCCTGCACGCGCTCGGGCACGCGGTCGGCCTTGGCGTCCACCGGCCCCACGATCGCCGCCACCGTGGGCTGGCCGCGCCAGCCTCGCGTGGCGAACTGGCCCAGCGCCTCGCCGGCGATGCGCCCGGCCGCCTCGTTGTCGATGGTATAGAGCGGCGCGCCTGGCACCCCGTGATTCAAGGCGAGGATCGGGATCCGCGCCGCTTTGAGCCGCGCCGCCACCGCCGCATTGGCGTCGGGATCGGCAAAGTACTCGACGAAGAGATCGACCTTCCGCGCGATGGCGTCCTCGGCGTTGGCCAGGGCCTTCTTGGGATCACGTTGATTGTCGTAGAGCACCAGGTCGATGGGGAGCTTCCGGGCCGCGAGCACGAAGCTCGAGCGGACCTCTGGGCCCGTGAAGCCGGTGCCCTCGATCGTGACTCCAGGCTCCTCGGTGAGATTGGCGAACGCGATGGTGTAACGCCGCTCCTGGCCGGCCGCGAGGCGCGGCAGGGCCGCCGTGGTGGCACCGCCGAGGAGCGAGAGACAGAAGCGCCGGCGCCCCTCACGGAGCGCCGGCGTCGTGTCCTGCTGCATCAATTGGGCTCCCGCGGTTAGCGGATACCCTCGATCGCGACGAAATTGCCGGTGAGGCCGACGGCCTTCGGCACCGTCATGCTGAAGAAGAACGTGGCGCGGTTGGTCCGGGCCGCTTCATCGGCCATGAGATCCGTACGCACATTCTCCAGGATGTGGATGCCGTTGTCGGTGATGAGCATGTTGTGGACGATGAAGGCTTCCTTCGGGTCCTCACCGGGGATGACCTCGACCACCCAGGTGTCCGTCCCCACCGCCACCACCTTCTGGCTAATCAGCCACTTGGCGGCTTCCTTGCCGATGCCGGGCGCCGCGCTGTTGTAGACGGCGTTCTGCTTGGGGAACTGCTGGAAGAGATCGCCCCACCCGGTGTGGATGGTGACGATGTCACCCTCGCGGAGGGTCACGTTGTACATCTTGAGTGCCGCCTGAAGATCGGCCGGGGTAATCACGGTCCCGCCGTCCAGGCAGGGCTTGCGGCACGCCGCGTTCGTCTTCAGCTTCCCGGCCGCCTGGAATACCTTCACCATGTCCAGGAGCACGCC includes these proteins:
- a CDS encoding cyclase family protein → VTKAAAAEIQTGKVTTMSYPLVDGVPLFGSRFTKTILTATSLAPGASFGENELTYMEDTWLSQSHVGTHIDGLGHIGRKDCYYNQTPMGKYINQNNMTRLGLEHLKSFATRGVLLDMVKVFQAAGKLKTNAACRKPCLDGGTVITPADLQAALKMYNVTLREGDIVTIHTGWGDLFQQFPKQNAVYNSAAPGIGKEAAKWLISQKVVAVGTDTWVVEVIPGEDPKEAFIVHNMLITDNGIHILENVRTDLMADEAARTNRATFFFSMTVPKAVGLTGNFVAIEGIR
- a CDS encoding sugar ABC transporter substrate-binding protein, with the translated sequence MQQDTTPALREGRRRFCLSLLGGATTAALPRLAAGQERRYTIAFANLTEEPGVTIEGTGFTGPEVRSSFVLAARKLPIDLVLYDNQRDPKKALANAEDAIARKVDLFVEYFADPDANAAVAARLKAARIPILALNHGVPGAPLYTIDNEAAGRIAGEALGQFATRGWRGQPTVAAIVGPVDAKADRVPERVQGVMEGLRARLPAVKPVTLDTEGNHARVGALLGKFVAAHPGTKVLVAATDDSTALAAKSALEVAGRASDSAIVSHGVDRNIHGGINDKKEIDPNNRASIVIGSVAFYLDRCGYDVLPLALRMLRGEAVPPRTVTKHVLVTATNVFVEYPPYDMN